A genomic region of Microbacterium schleiferi contains the following coding sequences:
- a CDS encoding adenine phosphoribosyltransferase, producing MPDTAALARAESLIRTIPDYPSPGIQFRDITPLLADAAALRAVTRALIEPFAAAFDVVGGIEARGFLLAGAIAAEAGVGLVPIRKAGKLPRPAASVSYALEYGEAAIEAHDDLAPGTRILLVDDVLATGGTIAAARELMTTLGAEVVGTTVLMELEALNGRALAGDVHALFVI from the coding sequence GTGCCCGACACCGCCGCCCTCGCCCGCGCCGAGTCCCTGATCCGGACGATCCCCGACTACCCGAGTCCGGGCATCCAGTTCCGAGACATCACGCCGCTGCTGGCGGATGCTGCGGCGCTGCGCGCCGTGACGCGCGCGCTCATCGAGCCGTTCGCCGCGGCGTTCGATGTCGTCGGCGGGATCGAAGCCCGGGGGTTCCTGCTTGCCGGGGCGATCGCCGCCGAGGCCGGGGTGGGCCTTGTGCCGATTCGCAAGGCGGGAAAACTGCCTCGACCTGCGGCATCCGTTTCGTATGCCCTCGAATACGGCGAGGCGGCCATCGAGGCACACGACGACCTCGCCCCGGGAACGCGGATTCTGCTCGTGGATGACGTGCTCGCCACCGGCGGGACCATCGCCGCGGCACGCGAGCTGATGACGACTCTCGGCGCCGAGGTTGTCGGTACGACGGTGCTCATGGAGCTTGAGGCACTGAACGGCCGTGCGCTCGCGGGCGACGTTCACGCCCTCTTCGTCATCTAG
- the hpxO gene encoding FAD-dependent urate hydroxylase HpxO, with the protein MKIIIIGAGIGGASAGIALSRLGHDVVIYDRMRENKPVGAALSLWSNGVKVLNWLGLADEVAALGGRMDDMAYLEGRTGDTMCQFSLAPVTEQTGQRPYPVARADLQALLMETVGMDRIHLGRKAVSVAQDGQTVTVTFDDGSTDTGDLLIGADGARSMVRDHVTGGGIERTYSGYTNFNGLVPQDAEIGPANQWTTYVGDGKRCAVMPVAGDRFYFFVDIPQPAGRATDADDPVAQLREAFDGWAPGVQTLLDAIDPAASLNRVEIWDIDPFDTWVTGRVAILGDAAHNTAPDIGQGACSALEDTFALAISLATNTISVEDALLRYERSRTDRAGDLVNRARKRAAETHGFVPGATEAWYESLRGTDGSDIIRGIVGNIEGSPINLGVGAL; encoded by the coding sequence ATGAAGATCATCATCATCGGCGCGGGAATCGGCGGCGCCAGCGCCGGCATCGCGCTGTCACGACTGGGCCATGACGTCGTCATCTATGACCGGATGCGCGAGAACAAGCCGGTCGGTGCGGCACTGTCCCTCTGGTCCAACGGGGTGAAGGTCCTCAACTGGCTCGGCCTTGCCGACGAGGTCGCGGCGCTCGGCGGCCGGATGGATGACATGGCCTACCTCGAGGGGCGCACCGGTGACACGATGTGCCAGTTCAGCCTCGCCCCGGTCACCGAGCAGACCGGCCAGCGCCCGTATCCGGTGGCGCGCGCCGACCTCCAGGCACTGCTCATGGAGACCGTCGGCATGGACCGCATCCATCTGGGTCGCAAGGCGGTGTCGGTGGCCCAGGACGGCCAGACCGTGACGGTGACCTTCGACGACGGCTCCACCGACACCGGCGATCTGCTGATCGGCGCCGACGGTGCCAGGTCGATGGTGCGCGATCACGTCACCGGCGGTGGCATCGAACGCACCTACTCGGGCTACACGAACTTCAACGGACTCGTCCCGCAGGATGCCGAGATCGGCCCGGCGAACCAGTGGACGACCTACGTGGGCGACGGCAAGCGGTGCGCCGTCATGCCGGTCGCCGGAGACCGCTTCTACTTCTTCGTCGACATCCCGCAGCCGGCGGGGCGTGCCACCGACGCTGACGATCCCGTCGCGCAGCTGCGCGAGGCCTTCGATGGCTGGGCGCCCGGCGTGCAGACGCTGCTGGACGCCATCGATCCCGCGGCCTCCCTCAATCGCGTCGAGATCTGGGACATCGACCCCTTCGACACGTGGGTCACGGGGCGCGTCGCGATCCTCGGAGATGCCGCCCACAACACGGCGCCCGACATCGGCCAGGGCGCGTGCTCGGCGCTGGAAGACACCTTCGCGCTGGCGATCTCGCTGGCCACGAACACGATCTCGGTCGAAGACGCTCTGCTGCGCTACGAGCGCTCGCGCACCGACCGGGCCGGTGACCTCGTGAACCGCGCTCGCAAGCGTGCCGCCGAGACGCACGGGTTCGTCCCGGGAGCGACCGAGGCCTGGTACGAGAGCCTGCGCGGCACCGACGGGTCAGACATCATCCGCGGCATCGTCGGCAACATCGAGGGCAGCCCCATCAACCTCGGCGTCGGAGCCCTCTGA
- the uraH gene encoding hydroxyisourate hydrolase — MTAHLTTHILDTTTGTPAPGVAVTLRDASGAGIADAVTDADGRAGLGPELLPAGTYTLTFDTGTYFADQGTDCFYPSVTVTFTISGTRHYHVPLLLSPFAYSTYRGS, encoded by the coding sequence ATGACCGCCCACCTGACAACCCACATCCTGGACACCACGACCGGAACCCCGGCTCCGGGCGTGGCGGTGACGCTGCGCGATGCATCCGGCGCGGGCATCGCCGACGCCGTGACCGATGCCGACGGTCGCGCGGGCCTCGGACCTGAGCTGCTGCCTGCGGGCACCTACACGCTCACCTTCGACACCGGCACCTACTTCGCCGACCAGGGCACCGACTGCTTCTACCCGAGCGTGACGGTGACCTTCACGATCTCGGGCACCCGCCACTACCACGTGCCGTTGCTGCTGAGCCCGTTCGCCTACTCGACGTATCGGGGCAGCTGA
- the uraD gene encoding 2-oxo-4-hydroxy-4-carboxy-5-ureidoimidazoline decarboxylase codes for MELTQFNALPPAEAIEVVSVWARVPAWAEAVVAARPFGSVEDLEAAADRLARAWRRPELDAALAHHPRIGERPRGEGAEANASRREQSAMTDAAASVAEQIAAGNASYEERFGRVFLIRAAGRAPEEILAELQRRLNNTADAEVDEALDQLRQIAMLRLRGDIDSDTSTGEPA; via the coding sequence ATGGAGCTGACGCAGTTCAATGCCCTGCCCCCGGCCGAGGCGATCGAGGTCGTGTCGGTCTGGGCGCGCGTTCCGGCGTGGGCCGAGGCCGTCGTCGCCGCGCGGCCGTTCGGGTCGGTCGAGGACCTCGAAGCCGCGGCGGACCGGCTCGCGCGCGCCTGGCGCCGACCCGAGTTGGATGCCGCACTCGCCCACCACCCGCGCATCGGCGAGCGCCCGCGCGGCGAGGGCGCGGAGGCCAACGCCTCGCGGCGCGAGCAATCCGCGATGACGGATGCCGCGGCATCCGTGGCAGAGCAGATCGCCGCCGGCAACGCATCCTACGAAGAGCGGTTCGGGCGCGTGTTCCTCATCCGTGCCGCCGGACGAGCGCCCGAGGAGATCCTGGCGGAGTTGCAGCGGCGTCTGAACAACACCGCCGACGCCGAGGTCGACGAGGCCCTCGACCAGCTGCGGCAGATCGCGATGCTGCGCCTGCGCGGCGACATCGATTCCGACACGTCGACGGGAGAGCCCGCATGA
- the allB gene encoding allantoinase AllB encodes MRESYGDGMSPALALASRRVFLDGGFSAATVLVRDGRIAGLAPFDPDADLVLPADEVLLPGLVDSHVHLNEPGRTDWEGFETGTAAAAAGGIATVVDMPLNSLPVTTTVDALAAKRAATVGKLAVDVAYWGGAVPENLGSLRQLFAAGVVGVKCFLSPSGIDEFGHLDAAALESALTELAAFDGLLIAHAEDPAHLHDDPAIGRSYARFLASRPPISEESAIAAVAAAASRTGARAHIVHVSDGHALEVIREAKAAGIRLTAETCPHYLTLRAEDLPDGSGTVKCCPPVRDGHNQDLLWEGLLDGTIDAVVSDHSPATRDLKEREDGDLGLAWGGISGVQTGLRAVWTEASRRGIPLETVIPWFTTGPAGIAGIPGRGVIREGAPAHLVSFAPDAASVVRAADLEYRNKLSPWDGATLRGAVRTTWVHGETAYTADRGITGRYGREILAPTPIRTQESV; translated from the coding sequence ATGCGCGAATCATACGGTGACGGCATGTCCCCGGCCCTCGCCCTCGCGTCACGCCGGGTGTTTCTCGATGGCGGCTTCTCTGCCGCGACAGTTCTCGTCCGTGACGGTCGCATCGCCGGCCTCGCTCCGTTCGACCCGGATGCCGACCTCGTCCTCCCCGCGGACGAGGTGCTGCTGCCCGGACTCGTCGACTCCCACGTGCACCTCAACGAGCCGGGACGCACCGACTGGGAGGGGTTTGAGACCGGCACGGCAGCGGCCGCCGCGGGCGGCATCGCGACAGTCGTCGACATGCCGTTGAATTCGCTCCCCGTCACGACGACCGTCGACGCGCTCGCCGCCAAGCGGGCCGCAACCGTAGGCAAGCTCGCGGTGGACGTCGCGTACTGGGGCGGCGCCGTTCCCGAGAACCTCGGGTCGCTGCGTCAGCTGTTTGCGGCCGGGGTCGTGGGCGTGAAGTGCTTCCTCTCGCCCTCGGGGATCGATGAGTTCGGGCACCTGGATGCCGCAGCTCTTGAGTCCGCGCTGACAGAACTCGCCGCCTTCGACGGACTGCTCATCGCTCACGCCGAAGACCCCGCCCACCTGCACGATGACCCCGCCATCGGTCGCAGCTATGCCCGATTCCTTGCGAGCCGGCCCCCGATCAGCGAGGAATCGGCGATCGCGGCCGTCGCCGCTGCCGCCAGCCGCACCGGAGCGCGCGCCCACATCGTGCACGTGTCGGACGGGCACGCGCTGGAGGTCATCCGCGAGGCGAAAGCTGCCGGCATCCGTCTCACCGCTGAAACCTGCCCGCACTACCTGACCCTCCGGGCCGAGGACCTGCCCGACGGATCGGGCACCGTGAAGTGCTGCCCGCCGGTGCGGGACGGTCACAACCAGGACCTCCTCTGGGAGGGGCTGCTCGACGGCACCATCGACGCCGTCGTGAGCGACCACTCCCCGGCGACCCGCGATCTGAAGGAACGCGAAGACGGCGACCTCGGCCTCGCGTGGGGTGGGATCTCAGGGGTCCAGACCGGGCTGCGGGCCGTGTGGACCGAGGCCTCGCGTCGCGGCATCCCGCTCGAAACCGTGATCCCGTGGTTCACAACCGGACCCGCGGGGATTGCCGGGATCCCCGGCCGCGGCGTGATTCGAGAGGGAGCGCCCGCGCACCTGGTCTCGTTCGCGCCGGATGCGGCATCCGTCGTGCGCGCCGCCGACCTCGAGTACCGCAACAAGCTCTCGCCCTGGGACGGTGCGACCCTGCGCGGTGCCGTGCGCACGACCTGGGTCCATGGCGAAACTGCCTACACCGCCGATCGGGGGATCACGGGGCGGTACGGCCGTGAGATCCTTGCCCCCACCCCGATTCGGACACAGGAGTCTGTATGA
- a CDS encoding acetamidase/formamidase family protein: MSVPILQPGTGPLPGDHYLPSRPDTVLWGRLPCETDAAVLRIQPGETVTIDTVSHEGILEDQGKDPRAYFGGHGVADDDVLTDAVEIAASLSRDPAADGPHVVTGPIHVAGAEPGDLLKITVVELALRAPYGVISNRHGKGALVGELPRAEGNVSVFAPVEERDGTLCGVLPVVEGGERIVAFPLAPFLGTMGVAVAGSERPHSVPPGIHGGNIDINLMTEGASLYLPVQVAGALAYVGDPHFAQGDGEVALTALEAPLRATLRFDVVPREEARRAFGAVSGPLVRTDEYLVPTGMDPDLNVAMRACVRAAIDLIQARWGLDEHLAYAYLSAATDFDISQVVDIVCGVHARIREADFAEVDRG, encoded by the coding sequence ATGAGCGTCCCGATCCTTCAGCCTGGCACCGGGCCTCTGCCCGGTGACCACTACCTGCCCTCTCGCCCCGACACGGTGCTGTGGGGGCGGCTGCCGTGCGAGACGGATGCCGCGGTGCTGCGCATCCAGCCGGGTGAGACCGTCACGATCGACACCGTCAGCCACGAGGGCATCCTCGAAGACCAGGGCAAGGACCCGCGCGCCTACTTCGGCGGTCACGGCGTCGCCGACGACGACGTGCTGACGGATGCCGTCGAGATCGCGGCGTCCCTGTCCCGTGACCCCGCTGCCGACGGGCCGCACGTCGTCACCGGCCCCATTCACGTGGCGGGTGCCGAGCCCGGCGACCTGCTGAAGATCACCGTCGTCGAGCTCGCGCTGCGCGCACCGTACGGGGTCATCTCCAACCGTCACGGCAAGGGAGCGCTCGTCGGTGAGCTGCCGCGTGCCGAAGGGAACGTCAGCGTCTTCGCGCCCGTCGAAGAGCGTGACGGCACCCTGTGCGGGGTGCTCCCGGTCGTCGAGGGCGGCGAGCGGATCGTCGCGTTCCCGCTTGCGCCGTTCCTCGGCACGATGGGGGTCGCGGTCGCCGGGTCCGAGCGGCCGCACTCGGTGCCGCCCGGCATCCACGGCGGCAACATCGACATCAACCTCATGACCGAGGGCGCGAGCCTCTACCTGCCCGTGCAGGTCGCCGGAGCCCTCGCTTACGTCGGCGATCCGCACTTCGCGCAGGGTGATGGCGAGGTCGCGCTCACCGCGCTGGAGGCGCCGCTGCGCGCGACCCTGCGGTTTGACGTCGTGCCCCGGGAGGAGGCGCGCCGCGCCTTCGGTGCCGTCAGCGGCCCGCTCGTCCGCACCGACGAGTACCTCGTGCCGACGGGGATGGACCCCGACCTCAACGTCGCGATGCGGGCGTGCGTGCGGGCCGCGATCGACCTCATCCAGGCGCGCTGGGGCCTCGACGAGCACCTCGCGTACGCGTATCTGTCGGCCGCGACCGACTTCGACATCTCCCAGGTGGTCGACATCGTCTGCGGCGTCCATGCCCGCATCCGGGAGGCCGACTTCGCGGAGGTAGACCGTGGGTGA
- a CDS encoding allantoate amidohydrolase yields the protein MARCDELARVTATPGQIERVYLSPEHARVNRLAAEWMREIGMRSHQDAAGNQVGRLERVRGDALDPEAPALMIGSHLDTVLDAGRFDGIIGVLMGLEVARLLRVPVGEKFGVALPFALEVAAFSDEEGTRFGKALLGSSAVAGQWREDWWTLTDADGVSLREAFREFGLDPARVGEAARQPDELVGYLEAHIEQGPELDRREQPLAVVSSIAAARRFQLVVEGEARHAGGTPYDIRRDALLGASEAALAVERICESEHHIIGTVGQFEAFPGAVNVVPGETRFSLDLRGEYDGERDRVWEAISRELDEIMGRRHLRWRAREVHSAPAVMCAPLLQDVVREGIRSTTPHTADDPTSLFSPAGHDGMSIGAITDVGMLFLRNPDGISHHPDEAVSAADVSLGIRALTESVLHLAADRA from the coding sequence ATGGCGCGCTGCGACGAGCTCGCCCGTGTCACCGCGACGCCCGGGCAGATCGAACGTGTCTACCTCTCGCCCGAGCACGCCCGCGTGAACCGGCTCGCGGCCGAGTGGATGCGCGAGATCGGCATGCGCAGCCACCAGGATGCCGCGGGCAACCAGGTCGGCCGGCTCGAACGCGTCCGTGGTGACGCCCTCGACCCCGAGGCTCCCGCGCTCATGATCGGCTCGCACCTGGACACCGTGCTCGATGCCGGCAGGTTCGACGGCATCATCGGGGTGCTCATGGGCCTCGAGGTCGCGCGCCTGCTGCGGGTTCCCGTCGGCGAGAAGTTCGGTGTCGCCTTGCCCTTCGCCCTCGAAGTCGCCGCGTTCTCGGACGAAGAGGGCACGCGCTTCGGCAAGGCTCTGCTCGGATCCAGCGCCGTGGCGGGGCAGTGGCGCGAGGACTGGTGGACGCTGACGGATGCCGACGGCGTGAGCCTGCGGGAAGCCTTCCGCGAGTTCGGGCTCGACCCCGCCCGCGTGGGCGAGGCCGCCCGGCAACCCGATGAGCTCGTCGGCTACTTAGAAGCCCACATCGAGCAGGGCCCCGAGCTCGACCGTCGCGAGCAGCCGCTCGCCGTCGTCTCCTCGATCGCTGCGGCACGCCGCTTCCAGCTCGTCGTGGAGGGAGAGGCCCGTCACGCCGGCGGCACCCCCTACGACATCCGTCGCGACGCCCTGCTCGGCGCGAGCGAGGCCGCGCTCGCGGTCGAGCGCATCTGCGAGAGCGAGCACCACATCATCGGCACCGTCGGCCAGTTCGAAGCCTTTCCGGGGGCGGTCAACGTCGTCCCGGGCGAGACCCGCTTCTCCCTCGACCTGCGCGGCGAGTACGACGGTGAACGCGACAGGGTGTGGGAGGCGATCTCCCGTGAGCTCGACGAGATCATGGGTCGTCGTCACCTGCGGTGGCGCGCCCGCGAGGTGCACTCCGCGCCCGCCGTCATGTGCGCGCCGCTTCTGCAAGACGTCGTGCGCGAAGGCATCCGTTCCACCACCCCCCACACCGCCGACGACCCCACGAGCCTGTTCAGCCCCGCGGGGCACGACGGCATGTCGATCGGGGCGATCACCGACGTCGGGATGCTGTTCCTGCGCAACCCCGATGGAATCAGTCACCACCCCGACGAGGCAGTCTCCGCCGCTGACGTCTCCCTCGGCATCCGTGCCCTCACCGAGTCCGTGCTGCACCTGGCCGCCGACCGCGCCTGA
- a CDS encoding amidohydrolase family protein, whose translation MTSLLVTNARLITVAVGAADLGYLDEGWMLVEDGIIAATGAGQPPAGTTADETLDVAGAFVAPGFVSSHSHLFTSGLRGLGANETLYGWCDSMLGFTANLRPDDMYWSTLHGSLDFLANGVTTAYNFTDPLQAWESMVDGKRLGATRRCGPSSTTRVRPMDAAMPASGSSTRSGWMSPPARMTRSSPASPPRSPTPAAWTLRSPSAPRSWARCSGLRAPRRPSSRSRPCAGSA comes from the coding sequence ATGACCTCGCTGCTCGTGACGAACGCCCGCCTGATCACGGTCGCCGTCGGCGCCGCCGACCTCGGCTACCTCGACGAGGGCTGGATGCTCGTCGAGGACGGCATCATCGCCGCGACCGGCGCCGGCCAGCCGCCCGCGGGCACGACGGCCGACGAGACCCTCGATGTCGCCGGCGCGTTCGTCGCCCCTGGGTTCGTCTCGAGCCACAGCCACCTGTTCACGAGCGGCCTGCGGGGCCTCGGCGCGAACGAGACGCTCTACGGCTGGTGCGACTCCATGCTCGGGTTCACCGCGAACCTCCGCCCCGACGACATGTACTGGTCGACGCTGCACGGCTCGCTCGATTTCCTCGCCAACGGTGTCACGACCGCCTACAACTTCACCGACCCGCTGCAGGCCTGGGAGTCGATGGTCGACGGCAAGCGCCTCGGGGCAACGCGCCGCTGCGGCCCGTCGAGTACCACACGCGTCAGGCCGATGGATGCCGCGATGCCGGCATCCGGTTCGTCGACGCGATCGGGATGGATGTCTCCACCGGCACGGATGACGAGATCTTCGCCCGCTTCGCCGCCGAGGTCGCCCACACCCGCAGCATGGACTCTGCGCTCGCCCTCGGCGCCTCGATCATGGGCCAGGTGCAGTGGTCTCCGCGCCCCGAGGCGGCCGAGCTCGAGGTCGAGGCCATGCGCCGGTTCGGCGTGA
- a CDS encoding amidohydrolase family protein, which translates to MDSALALGASIMGQVQWSPRPEAAELEVEAMRRFGVTNQAHFLESPEAVPVQQAKFALYQDAGALGPDMMFGHFIQTTPEIIAATAEGGASMSWQPASNGRLASGVALVPEMLDLGIRVGMGLDDQACTDLADPWGNMRAGIFMQRARKKDPLSMTPETVLRLHTLGGAEILGVADRVGSLEVGKFADFVVVDPRTPDVGPLWHPVRTYVLSMSLRNLRQVYVGGVLASQDGVSTNPLATEASARIHTDLPARAAEFGHPR; encoded by the coding sequence ATGGACTCTGCGCTCGCCCTCGGCGCCTCGATCATGGGCCAGGTGCAGTGGTCTCCGCGCCCCGAGGCGGCCGAGCTCGAGGTCGAGGCCATGCGCCGGTTCGGCGTGACCAACCAGGCACACTTCCTCGAGTCTCCCGAGGCCGTGCCGGTGCAGCAGGCGAAGTTCGCGCTGTACCAGGATGCCGGGGCTCTCGGTCCCGACATGATGTTCGGGCACTTCATCCAGACCACGCCCGAGATCATCGCCGCCACCGCCGAGGGCGGGGCGTCGATGTCGTGGCAGCCGGCGTCCAACGGACGCCTGGCCTCGGGGGTCGCACTCGTTCCCGAGATGCTCGATCTCGGCATCCGGGTGGGGATGGGCCTGGACGACCAGGCCTGCACCGACCTCGCCGACCCGTGGGGCAACATGCGCGCGGGCATCTTTATGCAGCGCGCCCGCAAGAAGGACCCGCTGTCGATGACGCCCGAGACGGTGCTGCGGCTGCACACCCTCGGGGGCGCCGAGATCCTGGGCGTCGCCGACCGCGTCGGCAGCCTCGAGGTCGGTAAGTTCGCCGACTTCGTCGTCGTCGACCCGCGGACCCCGGATGTCGGGCCGCTGTGGCATCCGGTGCGCACCTACGTACTGTCCATGAGCCTGCGAAACCTCCGCCAGGTCTACGTCGGCGGGGTGCTCGCGAGCCAGGACGGCGTCTCGACGAACCCGCTGGCTACCGAGGCCTCCGCGCGCATCCACACCGATCTGCCGGCACGCGCCGCCGAGTTCGGCCACCCGCGCTGA
- a CDS encoding TraR/DksA family transcriptional regulator, with protein sequence MDRTVLTERLRALDDQLARLDADAASLRADRADATADDEHDPEGSTLSGEWQRVEALRGAALRDRAAVSDALDRIDAGTYGICIRCGQPIPAARLEVVPTATMCVPCASR encoded by the coding sequence GTGGACCGCACCGTGCTGACCGAGCGCCTGCGCGCGCTGGATGATCAGCTCGCACGGTTGGACGCGGATGCCGCGTCGTTGCGCGCCGATCGCGCGGACGCGACGGCCGACGATGAGCACGACCCCGAGGGATCGACGCTGTCGGGCGAGTGGCAGCGGGTCGAGGCGCTCCGGGGCGCGGCGCTGCGCGACCGTGCGGCGGTCAGTGACGCGTTGGACCGCATCGACGCTGGCACGTACGGCATCTGCATTCGGTGCGGGCAGCCGATCCCGGCCGCCCGGCTGGAGGTCGTGCCGACGGCGACGATGTGCGTGCCCTGCGCCTCGCGCTAA
- a CDS encoding XdhC family protein, with the protein MREIVDPAATWVAQERRFALAVLVSSQASSPRELGAAMIVDAEGVVFGNVSAGCVDGDVHGLCLRSIDTGEATRVRYGISDETAFEAGLSCGGIIEVLVLPVLPGTPAASAISDLHAAILRREPCSLGVVTAGSASGALLFAREGEDVDPPADHALALTDPGIRAALASDLERLRTDAHALTLRYGTDVDAIEILGLPFPHAPRLIIIGAVEFSVALTRLGAASGFEVTVCDPRDAFATPARFPGAHEIVHAWPNDYLAHTPIDERTAICVLTHDPRFDVPALALALRSPAGYVGAMGSRRTHDDRARRLAEAGVTDAETERLRSPIGLALGGRTPEQTALSILAEIVMVRSGGRGGPLRDATGPVHPALTSPEEPERRPGADEGIACAPSARTIVSSARQPR; encoded by the coding sequence ATGCGAGAGATCGTCGATCCGGCAGCGACCTGGGTCGCCCAGGAGCGACGGTTCGCGCTCGCGGTGCTCGTGTCGTCGCAGGCGAGCTCGCCCCGCGAACTCGGCGCGGCGATGATCGTGGATGCCGAGGGCGTCGTCTTCGGAAACGTCTCGGCCGGCTGCGTCGACGGCGACGTGCACGGTCTGTGCCTCCGGTCGATCGACACGGGAGAGGCGACCCGCGTCCGCTACGGCATCTCGGATGAGACCGCCTTCGAGGCGGGACTCAGCTGCGGCGGCATCATCGAGGTGCTCGTGCTCCCCGTCCTCCCCGGCACGCCAGCGGCCTCCGCGATCAGCGACCTGCACGCCGCGATCCTGCGCCGCGAGCCCTGCTCCCTCGGTGTCGTCACCGCCGGATCCGCCAGTGGTGCCCTCCTGTTCGCTCGTGAGGGCGAGGATGTCGACCCGCCGGCCGACCACGCCCTGGCGCTCACCGATCCCGGCATCCGCGCAGCCCTCGCCTCCGATCTCGAGCGCCTCCGCACTGACGCTCACGCCCTCACCCTGCGCTACGGGACTGACGTCGACGCGATCGAGATCCTCGGCCTGCCCTTCCCGCACGCTCCGCGGCTGATCATCATCGGCGCCGTCGAGTTCTCGGTGGCCCTGACGAGGCTCGGCGCGGCATCCGGTTTCGAGGTCACTGTCTGCGACCCGCGTGATGCCTTCGCGACGCCGGCGCGCTTCCCCGGCGCTCACGAGATCGTCCACGCCTGGCCGAACGACTACCTCGCGCACACCCCGATCGATGAGCGCACCGCGATCTGCGTCCTCACCCACGACCCCCGGTTCGACGTGCCGGCGCTGGCGCTGGCGTTGCGCAGCCCGGCCGGGTATGTCGGCGCGATGGGCAGCCGACGCACGCACGATGACCGCGCTCGCCGGCTTGCGGAGGCGGGCGTGACGGATGCCGAGACCGAGCGACTGCGCTCCCCGATCGGGCTGGCGCTCGGCGGACGCACTCCCGAACAGACGGCTCTGTCGATCCTTGCCGAGATCGTCATGGTGCGATCCGGCGGCCGTGGCGGACCGTTGCGGGACGCGACGGGTCCGGTGCATCCGGCGCTGACAAGTCCTGAGGAGCCGGAGCGTCGGCCGGGCGCCGACGAGGGCATCGCGTGCGCGCCCAGCGCCCGCACGATCGTCTCCTCCGCGCGACAGCCGCGCTGA
- a CDS encoding ABC transporter substrate-binding protein has translation MTSLSSRIVRRSAMTVAAVAVSALALSACASGGESTPAESTSGEAMEGFGSLAVQLSWIKNEEFAGDFFAMENGYYTEAGFDEVTLTPGPTTGAAELISGTADVAFSDAVSIGSVVAAEGAPLKIIGSVYQKNPFTILSLADGGNITTPEDLKGKKIGVQDSNTALFKALLAANGIEESELEIVPVQYDPAPLTNGEVDGFMAYLTNESITVAAAGFDVANLPFADNGLPFVAETITTTDDMIANDREKLKAYLVAEIKGWTDAVNDPEEGARLAYEVYGADLDLNPENSIAGSIAQSEELVVSADTEEFGLFWITPELQEATLASLAGAGIELTAADLFDLSLLEEVYDENPDLVAYAG, from the coding sequence ATGACATCTCTTTCCTCTCGAATCGTGCGCCGGTCTGCCATGACCGTCGCCGCCGTCGCCGTGTCGGCGCTCGCGCTGAGCGCCTGCGCCAGCGGTGGCGAATCCACCCCGGCCGAATCCACCAGTGGCGAAGCCATGGAGGGCTTCGGCAGCCTCGCCGTTCAGCTCAGCTGGATCAAGAACGAAGAGTTCGCCGGCGACTTCTTCGCCATGGAGAACGGCTACTACACCGAGGCCGGCTTCGACGAGGTCACCCTCACGCCGGGTCCGACGACCGGTGCTGCCGAGCTCATCTCGGGAACGGCTGATGTCGCGTTCTCCGACGCGGTCTCGATCGGCTCGGTCGTGGCAGCCGAAGGCGCGCCGCTGAAGATCATCGGTTCGGTCTACCAGAAGAACCCGTTCACGATCCTCTCGCTGGCAGACGGCGGCAACATCACGACGCCCGAAGACCTCAAGGGCAAGAAGATCGGTGTGCAGGACTCCAACACCGCCCTGTTCAAGGCGCTGCTGGCAGCCAACGGCATCGAGGAGTCCGAACTCGAGATCGTGCCCGTGCAGTACGACCCGGCACCGCTGACCAACGGCGAGGTCGACGGCTTCATGGCGTACCTCACCAACGAGTCCATCACCGTCGCCGCAGCCGGCTTCGACGTCGCGAACCTGCCGTTCGCTGACAACGGTCTGCCGTTCGTGGCCGAGACGATCACGACGACCGACGACATGATCGCGAACGACCGCGAGAAGCTCAAGGCGTACCTGGTTGCCGAGATCAAGGGCTGGACTGACGCGGTCAACGACCCCGAAGAGGGAGCACGCCTGGCCTACGAGGTCTACGGCGCCGACCTCGACCTGAACCCGGAGAACTCGATCGCCGGCTCGATCGCGCAGTCCGAGGAGCTCGTCGTCTCGGCCGACACCGAGGAGTTCGGTCTCTTCTGGATCACACCGGAACTGCAGGAAGCGACCCTCGCGAGCCTCGCCGGTGCCGGCATCGAGCTCACGGCAGCCGACCTGTTCGACCTGTCGCTGCTCGAAGAGGTCTACGACGAAAACCCCGACCTGGTCGCCTACGCGGGCTGA